From Oryza brachyantha chromosome 9, ObraRS2, whole genome shotgun sequence, a single genomic window includes:
- the LOC102721479 gene encoding copper transporter 5.1 encodes MMHMTFYWGKEATILFDGWRTATWTGYLLSLLALLLASAFYQYLEAFRIRVRLLAGAKPASIPPPASSDPARAPLLLSSSAAGRWPARLATAGLFGVNSGLGYLLMLAVMSFNVGVFFAVVVGLAAGYLAFRSSDGEDLVVVDNPCACA; translated from the coding sequence ATGATGCACATGACCTTCTACTGGGGGAAGGAGGCGACGATCCTCTTCGACGGCTGGCGGACGGCCACGTGGACCGGGtacctcctctccctcctcgcgCTCCTGCTCGCCTCCGCCTTCTACCAGTACCTCGAGGCGTTCCGGATCCGCGTCAGGCTCCTCGCGGGCGCCAAGCCGGCCTCCATCCCGCCCCCCGCGTCCTCCGACCCCGCGCGGGCcccgctcctcctctcctcgtccgccgccgggcgctggccggcgcggctggcgaCGGCCGGGCTGTTCGGGGTCAACTCCGGCCTCGGGTACCTCCTCATGCTCGCCGTCATGTCGTTCAACGTCGGGGTGTTCTTCGCCGTGGTCGTCGGGCTCGCGGCCGGGTACTTGGCGTTCCGCAGCAGCGACGGGGAGGACCTCGTCGTGGTC